The following proteins are co-located in the Psychrobacter urativorans genome:
- a CDS encoding SDR family NAD(P)-dependent oxidoreductase, whose translation MKDVIVITGAAQGLGEYIAKALISNGFRVAITDVNEQKVVETAKKLDSDADTAVGFKLDVTKKQDFEQVLANVEAHFGQVNGLVNNAALTLMTPVMEVTAEEFDKVINVNLRGTLFGCQVFGAYLAEKGYGRIVNMASLAGQNGGAAASVHYASSKGGILTMTKVFASNLAANGVTVNAVAPGPIDLPIVYELVPPEKLQHLLENVIPVKALGSPSFIGNIVAQLLQRDAFGVTGATWDMNGGLFMR comes from the coding sequence ATGAAAGATGTCATTGTAATCACTGGTGCTGCACAAGGCTTAGGTGAATATATCGCCAAAGCGCTTATCAGCAACGGTTTTCGCGTAGCAATAACGGATGTTAATGAGCAAAAGGTAGTCGAGACAGCCAAGAAACTTGATTCTGATGCCGACACTGCGGTTGGGTTTAAGTTAGATGTGACCAAAAAACAGGATTTTGAGCAAGTATTAGCGAATGTTGAAGCGCATTTTGGACAAGTGAATGGTCTTGTTAACAACGCAGCGCTTACTTTAATGACGCCTGTAATGGAGGTGACTGCTGAGGAGTTCGATAAGGTTATCAACGTTAATCTGCGCGGTACGTTATTTGGTTGCCAAGTATTTGGTGCTTATTTAGCAGAAAAAGGTTACGGACGTATTGTTAATATGGCGTCATTAGCAGGTCAAAATGGCGGTGCAGCCGCCAGCGTCCATTATGCTTCGAGCAAAGGAGGCATTCTGACCATGACTAAGGTGTTTGCGAGCAATTTAGCAGCAAATGGCGTTACCGTGAATGCAGTTGCCCCTGGTCCTATAGATTTACCAATTGTATATGAGCTGGTTCCGCCTGAAAAACTGCAACATTTATTAGAAAATGTTATCCCTGTAAAAGCCTTGGGTAGCCCCAGTTTTATTGGAAATATTGTCGCTCAGTTACTGCAACGCGATGCGTTTGGAGTGACGGGGGCGACGTGGGATATGAATGGTGGCTTATTTATGCGTTAA
- a CDS encoding IacB protein — protein sequence MEKLESHRVLFCIGINQNFMDAPIEEMKQVWQAFSQMIQNIDELPGLNILGIMDDDRLQVGAASTAPWMAYIMADVPDIETIIAACNFFRTVPVGDGTYKLWKYCKIEARIGRELVVPE from the coding sequence ATGGAAAAGCTAGAGTCACACCGCGTATTATTTTGTATAGGTATTAACCAAAACTTTATGGATGCTCCGATAGAAGAGATGAAGCAAGTTTGGCAGGCATTTAGCCAAATGATACAAAATATTGACGAATTACCGGGGTTAAACATTCTAGGTATTATGGATGACGACCGTCTACAAGTAGGCGCCGCCTCAACGGCACCTTGGATGGCTTATATCATGGCTGACGTACCAGATATCGAAACGATCATTGCCGCTTGTAATTTCTTTAGAACAGTTCCTGTTGGTGACGGTACTTATAAATTATGGAAATATTGTAAGATTGAAGCCCGTATCGGTAGAGAATTGGTTGTTCCTGAATAA
- a CDS encoding Rrf2 family transcriptional regulator, with product MSITTRFSVGIHILAVLDIYQDEVTSSSFIASSVNTNPAVIRKIMSLLKAAGLIHVRAGVAGARLTKPPEQIPLLAVYEAVYADNKSQELFDVHQDTSERCLVGMHIQSAINPILHRVEEVLKEELEKSSLADVIEQIRNQQ from the coding sequence ATGTCTATCACGACACGTTTTTCGGTCGGTATTCACATTTTAGCGGTATTGGACATTTACCAAGATGAGGTAACCTCATCAAGTTTTATCGCCTCTAGCGTTAATACCAATCCAGCGGTGATTCGTAAGATCATGAGTCTGTTAAAAGCGGCTGGTCTGATTCATGTGCGCGCTGGGGTTGCCGGTGCGCGCTTAACGAAGCCACCAGAGCAGATTCCATTATTAGCGGTGTATGAAGCGGTATATGCAGATAATAAATCACAAGAATTGTTTGATGTCCATCAAGATACCAGTGAGCGTTGTTTGGTAGGGATGCATATTCAATCAGCAATTAACCCTATCTTGCATCGGGTAGAAGAGGTTTTAAAAGAAGAACTAGAAAAATCGAGTCTTGCGGATGTGATTGAGCAAATCCGTAATCAACAATAG